From a single Lytechinus pictus isolate F3 Inbred unplaced genomic scaffold, Lp3.0 scaffold_19, whole genome shotgun sequence genomic region:
- the LOC129260921 gene encoding protein-glutamine gamma-glutamyltransferase K-like, with protein MVRRSSRSHRTTRRFGYSSRWEPYTTRKASKLVPAPGRRNVSTEPVIIEKAKETVKQLKVKSVDLCADANKKAHHTDLYEVDELVLRRGQVMNMSVTFDRAYNSAKDTLSLELLMGNRPSVSYGSRVPISLVTRAPPPDDFGLQVLSSSGNTVTMKVFLASDALIGEYQVVVCTRTEKEEEYRYEYDDNIIIIFNPWCKADDVFMEKNDWRNEYVMNEDGAYFFGTKDIQGRSDWYQGQFEAVSLECALQLLHKSGISYRHRSSSIEVCRVLSAMTNSQDDDGILVGNWSGDYEGGTAPTAWESSTSILEEYMATGSPVCYGQCWVFGSLLTTLCRTLGIPCRTITNFESAHDSDANLTLDYHFDEEGFSKSDMDDDSIWNFHVWNDVWMARPDLPDGYGGWQALDATPQETSHGSFRMGPASLKAIKQGAVYLDYDTKFAFAEVNAETVYWTVPNNPRSPPEVITTDPSGVGKKISTKSVNSYLRHDITEEYKYPEGSSLERISVFNASRHVKKNKNFRKDIKQDVEFQIVMPDETMIGSEFSVKVIATNKSNTTRSGSVTLTGSTIYYTGVRKTKVYSSRRSFSMKAGETETETYTLDVSDYLTELTEYSGFTFFAMARVTQTQQVFSSKKDFVLTKPTLDLATSDVLKVGKPLSLSITFTNPLDRSVLNGQFRIEGPGIEGFKVDKFRAIKPHETVTHKVKLVAKRAGKRKFLSNFSSDVLIGLKGNTTLEISA; from the exons ATGGTCCGTCGCTCCAGCCGCTCCCATCGTACCACGCGCCGGTTTGGTTACTCTTCTCGTTGGGAGCCATACACCACCAGAAAGGCTTCTAAACTCGTACCGGCCCCAGGCAGAAGGAATGTGTCTACAGAACCAGTCATTATTGAGAAGGCCAAAGAGACAG tGAAGCAGTTGAAAGTTAAGTCTGTGGACCTTTGCGCTGATGCCAACAAGAAGGCACATCATACCGACCTTTATGAAGTTGATGAACTCGTTCTCCGCAGGGGTCAGGTCATGAACATGAGCGTGACCTTTGACCGGGCATACAACAGCGCCAAGGACACTCTAAGTCTTGAATTGCTGATGG GTAATAGACCTAGTGTGTCTTACGGTAGCCGTGTTCCCATCAGCTTGGTGACCCGTGCTCCACCCCCGGATGACTTTGGTCTGCAGGTCCTCAGTTCAAGCGGCAACACAGTGACCATGAAAGTTTTCCTTGCCTCTGATGCTCTGATTGGTGAATACCAGGTGGTCGTTTGCACTCGGacagaaaaggaggaagaaTATCGCTATGAATACGACgacaatatcatcatcatattcaatcCATGGTGCAAGG CGGACGATGTGTTCATGGAGAAAAATGACTGGCGTAACGAATATGTGATGAATGAAGACGGTGCATATTTCTTTGGAACTAAGGATATACAAGGAAGGTCTGATTGGTACCAGGGGCAG TTTGAAGCAGTATCGCTGGAGTGTGCCCTTCAGCTTTTGCATAAGTCTGGTATCTCATATCGTCATCGTTCTAGTTCTATAGAAGTCTGTAGGGTTCTTTCTGCTATG ACCAATAGCCAGGATGATGACGGTATTCTGGTTGGTAACTGGAGTGGTGATTATGAAGGAGGAACAGCACCTACGGCGTGGGAGAGTAGTACTAGTATCTTGGAAGAGTACATGGCCACCGGGTCTCCTGTCTGTTATGGACAATGCTGGGTCTTTGGAAGTCTTCTTACGACCT TGTGCCGTACCCTGGGCATCCCCTGTCGAACCATCACAAACTTTGAGTCGGCCCATGACAGCGACGCTAATCTCACCCTAGATTACCATTTTGATGAAGAAGGATTTTCCAAGAGTGATATGGATGATGATAGCATCTG gaACTTCCATGTATGGAATGATGTATGGATGGCTCGCCCTGATTTGCCTGATGGATATGGAGGATGGCAAGCACTGGATGCTACGCCTCAAGAAACAAGCCATG GTTCATTCCGAATGGGACCAGCTTCGTTGAAAGCTATCAAGCAGGGTGCAGTATACTTGGATTATGACACCAAGTTTGCTTTCGCTGAAGTCAATGCTGAAACGGTCTACTGGACTGTACCCAATAATCCTCGTTCG CCTCCTGAAGTAATTACTACAGATCCATCTGGAGTTGGAAAGAAAATCAGTACCAAGTCTGTTAACAGTTACCTTCGTCATGACATCACTGAGGAGTACAAGTACCCAGAAG GTTCATCTTTGGAGAGGATCTCGGTGTTCAATGCAAGCCGTCACGTCAAGAAGAACAAGAACTTCCGCAAAGACATCAAACAAGATGTGGAGTTCCAGATTGTCATGCCGGATGAAACCATGATCGGAAGTGAATTCTCAGTCAAG GTGATTGCAACCAACAAGAGCAATACAACCCGATCCGGTTCTGTGACCCTGACAGGAAGTACTATCTACTACACAGGGGTCAGGAAGACCAAGGTCTATTCCTCCAGGAGGTCATTCAGCATGAAAGCTGGAGAGA CTGAGACTGAGACATACACCTTAGATGTTAGTGATTACCTGACTGAGCTGACCGAGTATTCTGGTTTTACTTTCTTTGCCATGGCACGTGTGACCCAGACACAACAAGTCTTCAGCTCTAAGAAGGACTTTGTGCTTACCAAACCTACCTTGGATCTCGCC ACCTCTGATGTCTTGAAGGTTGGCAAACCATTGAGTTTGTCCATCACATTCACTAATCCCTTGGATAGGTCTGTCCTTAATGGTCAGTTCCGCATTGAAGGACCTGGAATAGAAGGATTCAAGGTGGATAAATTCAG AGCAATCAAGCCACATGAGACTGTGACTCACAAAGTGAAGCTTGTTGCAAAGAGGGCAGGCAAACGCAAGTTCCTTTCCAATTTCAGCTCTGATGTCTTGATCGGCCTCAAAGGAAACACTACCCTTGAAATTTCTGCCTAG